A part of Olleya sp. Bg11-27 genomic DNA contains:
- a CDS encoding SusC/RagA family TonB-linked outer membrane protein gives MKHIYLCALLLVSTFSIAQTTITGTVTSAEDGQTLPYVNIVTSNNSGTITDNDGQYSITILDNTETLSFSFIGYKTQQIAITNQTTINVALIEDASSLDEVVITALGLERDTKELGYVVQSLSSKGLTEVKAVNFLDNLAGKLAGVTISQGATGVGSSSKITIRGEASFSNNNPLFVVDGVPINNNTVFNFTNEAAAGFQEIDFGNGAMDVNADDIEEVSVLKGPSAAALYGTRASNGVIVIKTKGGKKSKGLGISINTSVFVDSAFRLPEFQNSYGQGNSGQFEYVDGLGGGINDNITYSWGPQLDAGVFTPQFDSPVVLPNGTIVRGGDTALYNGDAITPTLLKSNPDNLKGFYQTGVTTINNIAISNGFDTGDYRLSFTDLRSESIIPGVNLDRQTVAAKLNFEPTDKTTISTSISYTNSTSDNRPSNGYGSENVNYSLVAWGPRSLDINSLKNYWQPGLEGVQQYSFNYTFFDNPYFILYENTNSFNRDRVFGNVAFKHQFTDAFSLQLRTGMDYSSEKRELKRSYSSNRFKNGAYAEHDVFFREINTDFLLNYNKTFGDFKVDVSAGGNRLDQKASTKQAQTVNLAQPGIFSLNNAASPIEVFQFDSKKRINSFYGIAKLGYKDFLYLDITGRNDWSSALATPFSVDGTSFFYPSASASFILSNVTTLPKAVSFAKLRASVAQVGNDTNAYQTSGAFISQTPYNGQPTFSNQDFIPNANLKPESTTNYEFGADVRFLNDRIRFDLTYYNAITKDQIISLPIPISSGYEQQVVNGGKVKSTGIEIIAGITPIKTNNFKWNTTFNFAKNKATIEALPQADGRLTLAYSRIYDSANQTVWFQVEEGGQIGDFYGTGYLKNEDGQFIIDSDGRYIADNTLKKLGNYNPDFTLGWNNAFSYKNWTASFLFDWRQGGEIVSRTSALGNVGGQLAETEYRPEDGIVAEGVTASGQPNTVAVSAESYYRQFYDRNHEENNVYDASYLKLRQFSIGYNFKLKEGFLGLEEGGDIAISLIGRNLFVITENPHFDPEQLAVQGDGFVSGVEDMSYASSRSFGLKASLNF, from the coding sequence ATGAAACACATTTACTTATGTGCTTTGCTTCTTGTATCTACATTTAGCATCGCGCAAACTACAATTACAGGCACCGTTACAAGTGCTGAAGATGGTCAAACATTACCATACGTTAACATTGTGACTAGCAATAATAGCGGAACAATTACGGATAACGATGGACAATATTCTATTACTATTTTAGATAATACGGAGACGTTATCGTTTTCGTTTATTGGGTACAAAACACAACAAATAGCCATTACTAATCAAACAACTATAAACGTTGCTTTAATTGAAGATGCTTCAAGTTTAGACGAAGTGGTTATCACAGCCCTAGGTTTGGAACGCGACACAAAAGAGCTAGGTTATGTGGTGCAGTCTTTATCTTCAAAAGGACTTACAGAAGTTAAAGCGGTTAATTTTTTAGACAATTTAGCAGGCAAATTAGCAGGTGTGACGATCTCTCAAGGTGCAACAGGTGTTGGATCATCTTCAAAAATCACGATTCGTGGTGAAGCCTCTTTCTCTAACAACAATCCTTTGTTTGTAGTCGATGGTGTCCCTATCAATAACAATACTGTTTTCAACTTTACAAACGAAGCTGCTGCAGGTTTTCAGGAAATAGATTTCGGAAATGGTGCAATGGATGTTAATGCGGATGATATTGAAGAGGTTTCGGTTTTAAAAGGACCAAGTGCAGCTGCTTTATATGGTACGCGAGCATCTAACGGCGTTATTGTAATAAAAACTAAAGGCGGTAAAAAGTCAAAAGGTTTAGGGATTAGCATTAACACCTCTGTATTTGTGGATTCTGCTTTTAGATTACCAGAGTTTCAAAATAGTTACGGACAAGGTAATTCTGGTCAGTTTGAATATGTAGATGGTCTTGGTGGTGGTATTAACGACAATATTACCTATTCTTGGGGACCGCAATTGGATGCAGGTGTTTTTACACCGCAATTTGATAGTCCTGTCGTGTTACCAAACGGAACGATTGTACGTGGTGGCGATACTGCTTTATATAATGGCGACGCTATTACACCAACACTCTTAAAATCCAATCCTGATAACTTAAAAGGCTTTTATCAAACTGGCGTCACAACAATTAATAATATTGCTATCTCTAATGGGTTTGACACAGGAGATTACCGTTTGTCTTTTACAGATTTAAGAAGCGAATCTATTATCCCTGGTGTCAATTTAGACAGGCAAACCGTTGCTGCAAAACTAAATTTTGAACCTACGGATAAAACCACGATTTCAACCTCTATTTCTTACACTAACTCAACTAGTGATAATAGACCATCTAACGGTTATGGTAGTGAAAACGTAAATTACAGTTTAGTGGCTTGGGGTCCACGAAGTCTAGATATTAATAGTTTAAAAAATTATTGGCAACCTGGTTTAGAAGGTGTGCAACAATATAGTTTTAACTACACATTTTTTGATAACCCTTATTTTATTTTATACGAAAACACCAACAGTTTTAATCGTGATCGTGTGTTTGGTAATGTGGCTTTTAAGCATCAATTTACCGATGCCTTCAGTTTACAGTTAAGAACAGGAATGGACTACTCTTCAGAAAAAAGAGAATTAAAACGTAGTTATTCTAGCAACCGATTTAAAAATGGTGCTTACGCAGAACACGATGTGTTTTTCAGAGAAATTAACACTGACTTTTTATTAAATTACAATAAGACCTTTGGCGATTTTAAAGTAGATGTATCCGCTGGAGGAAATCGTTTAGACCAGAAGGCATCCACAAAACAAGCTCAAACCGTTAACTTAGCACAACCTGGTATTTTTAGTTTAAATAATGCAGCATCGCCTATTGAAGTATTTCAGTTTGACTCTAAAAAACGTATTAATTCTTTTTACGGTATTGCCAAATTGGGTTACAAAGACTTTCTATATTTAGATATTACAGGACGTAATGATTGGTCTAGTGCTTTAGCAACCCCTTTTTCTGTAGATGGGACTTCATTTTTCTATCCTTCGGCTTCAGCCAGCTTTATTTTATCTAATGTTACCACACTTCCAAAAGCGGTGTCATTTGCTAAACTAAGAGCCAGTGTAGCACAAGTAGGAAACGATACTAATGCCTATCAAACCTCGGGCGCTTTTATCTCTCAAACACCCTATAACGGTCAACCAACTTTTAGCAATCAGGACTTTATTCCTAACGCTAATTTAAAACCTGAAAGCACCACTAATTATGAGTTTGGTGCAGATGTACGTTTTCTAAATGACCGTATCCGTTTTGACCTTACCTATTACAATGCAATTACCAAAGACCAGATTATATCATTACCTATTCCTATATCCTCAGGTTATGAGCAACAAGTCGTTAACGGTGGTAAAGTAAAATCGACTGGTATCGAAATTATTGCAGGTATCACACCGATAAAAACCAATAACTTCAAGTGGAACACGACGTTTAACTTCGCTAAAAACAAAGCAACTATCGAAGCGCTACCGCAAGCTGATGGTCGTTTAACATTGGCTTACAGCCGAATTTACGATAGTGCCAATCAAACCGTTTGGTTTCAAGTTGAAGAAGGTGGGCAAATTGGAGACTTTTATGGTACAGGGTATCTTAAAAACGAAGACGGACAATTTATAATTGATAGCGACGGGCGCTATATAGCAGACAATACACTTAAAAAACTAGGGAATTACAATCCTGATTTTACATTAGGTTGGAATAACGCTTTTAGTTATAAAAATTGGACTGCAAGCTTTTTGTTTGATTGGAGACAAGGTGGAGAGATTGTATCAAGAACCAGTGCTTTAGGTAATGTTGGAGGACAATTAGCAGAAACCGAGTACAGACCTGAAGATGGTATTGTTGCAGAAGGTGTAACTGCTTCTGGACAACCTAACACCGTTGCGGTATCTGCCGAAAGCTACTACAGACAATTTTACGACAGAAACCATGAAGAAAATAATGTCTATGATGCGTCTTACTTAAAGTTGAGACAATTTTCTATTGGTTACAATTTTAAACTAAAAGAAGGCTTTTTAGGGTTAGAAGAAGGTGGCGATATTGCCATATCCTTAATTGGTCGCAACTTGTTTGTTATTACAGAAAACCCACATTTTGACCCAGAACAATTAGCGGTTCAAGGTGATGGTTTTGTAAGTGGTGTGGAAGACATGAGTTATGCCTCATCACGTAGTTTTGGATTAAAAGCAAGTTTAAATTTTTAA
- the arsS gene encoding arsenosugar biosynthesis radical SAM (seleno)protein ArsS (Some members of this family are selenoproteins.) produces the protein MATKSLKKLGSDLAKSNKQLEILSGGIFADGELPTFKDKISETGQFPLIAKKLEILQINVGYMCNQVCEHCHVDAGPDRKEIMTQETMQQILDVIKTTGAHTLDLTGGAPEMNPNFRWFVEEASKIGIKDFIVRSNLTIIRANKKYYDLPEFFKKHNIHVISSMPHWTRGKTDKQRGEGVFDMSIKALQELNAVGYGMPGSDLKLDLVYNPSGAFLPGDQMAMEKDFKKALSEDFSIQFHNLFAITNLPIARFLDYLIASENYEDYMYSLVEAYNPAAVQNVMCTNTLSVSWDGYLFDCDFNQMLELPVNSKSKHISEYKTELLEGRNIIISQHCYGCTAGAGSSCQGVVA, from the coding sequence ATGGCAACAAAGTCCCTTAAAAAACTAGGAAGCGATTTAGCAAAAAGCAATAAACAATTAGAGATTTTGTCTGGTGGTATTTTTGCTGATGGCGAATTACCGACTTTTAAAGATAAAATTTCTGAAACTGGTCAATTTCCGCTTATAGCGAAAAAGCTAGAAATACTACAAATTAACGTTGGTTACATGTGTAATCAAGTGTGCGAGCACTGTCACGTAGATGCCGGTCCAGACCGAAAGGAAATCATGACCCAAGAGACCATGCAACAAATCTTGGATGTTATAAAAACAACTGGCGCGCATACTTTAGACTTAACGGGAGGTGCTCCAGAAATGAACCCAAATTTTAGATGGTTTGTAGAAGAAGCTTCAAAAATTGGAATTAAAGATTTTATTGTACGCTCTAATTTAACCATTATTCGTGCTAATAAAAAATATTACGACTTACCAGAGTTTTTCAAAAAGCATAATATCCATGTTATAAGCTCTATGCCACACTGGACTAGAGGAAAAACGGATAAACAACGTGGCGAAGGTGTTTTTGACATGTCCATAAAAGCGTTACAAGAATTAAATGCTGTTGGTTATGGTATGCCAGGAAGTGACTTAAAACTAGACTTAGTTTATAATCCTTCAGGCGCATTTTTACCTGGTGATCAAATGGCTATGGAAAAAGATTTTAAGAAAGCACTATCAGAAGATTTTAGCATTCAGTTTCATAACTTATTTGCTATTACAAACTTACCAATTGCACGTTTTTTAGATTATTTAATTGCTTCAGAAAACTATGAAGATTACATGTACTCTTTAGTAGAAGCTTATAATCCTGCAGCCGTACAAAACGTCATGTGTACTAATACCTTGTCTGTAAGTTGGGATGGTTATTTATTTGATTGTGATTTTAATCAAATGTTAGAACTACCTGTAAACAGTAAATCTAAACACATTTCTGAGTATAAAACAGAATTATTAGAGGGACGAAACATTATAATTTCTCAACATTGTTATGGTTGTACTGCAGGAGCAGGAAGCAGCTGTCAAGGTGTTGTTGCATAG
- the xdhC gene encoding xanthine dehydrogenase accessory protein XdhC, producing MQNWITLLAEFKQEQIPIAFITVSKCLGSTPCVVGSRMIVTKDKQIYGTIGGGNLEFKAIDEAIIAINENRIIESSYTLGPEFEQCCGGKVEFIIEPMNQSPELFLFGAGHIGVEICKLLVDMPFKVNLIDSRDDWFSNLELDSSIATHQTTETDFKTFKDVVKWGSNSYVLVLTHNHAIDFDIIAMALQNQTKFLGLIGSKTKKVRFNNMLIKEMNIPEGMTNVVCPIGLDIGGHTPKEIAISVVAQLLQVHYKSLAN from the coding sequence ATGCAAAATTGGATAACGCTTTTAGCTGAATTTAAACAAGAGCAAATTCCTATTGCTTTTATTACTGTTTCCAAATGTCTGGGGTCAACACCTTGCGTTGTTGGTTCTAGAATGATAGTGACTAAAGACAAACAGATTTACGGAACTATAGGAGGTGGGAATCTAGAGTTTAAAGCTATTGACGAAGCAATAATAGCTATTAATGAGAACAGAATTATAGAATCCAGTTACACCTTAGGACCAGAGTTTGAGCAATGCTGTGGCGGGAAAGTCGAATTTATTATAGAACCTATGAATCAATCGCCAGAGTTATTTTTATTCGGAGCAGGACATATCGGAGTAGAAATCTGCAAACTTTTAGTAGACATGCCTTTTAAAGTTAATCTTATAGATTCTCGAGACGACTGGTTTTCTAATTTAGAGTTAGATTCTAGTATCGCAACACATCAAACTACCGAAACTGATTTCAAAACGTTTAAGGATGTTGTAAAATGGGGTAGTAACAGCTACGTTTTAGTGTTAACACATAATCATGCAATTGACTTTGATATTATAGCAATGGCGTTACAAAATCAAACTAAGTTTTTGGGGTTGATTGGCAGTAAAACTAAAAAAGTCAGATTTAACAATATGCTTATTAAAGAGATGAATATTCCTGAAGGTATGACTAATGTAGTTTGTCCTATTGGTTTAGATATTGGAGGTCATACACCAAAAGAAATTGCTATAAGCGTTGTTGCACAATTGCTACAAGTGCATTATAAAAGTTTAGCTAATTAG
- a CDS encoding nucleoside-triphosphatase has protein sequence MIYILTGAIRSGKTTTLLHWSKNRNDVDGLLCPDDANGKRYFLKLENKTIFKLEAEAETEAIVAIGNFKFLRSAFNEANDYLILEASKTERQYLIIDEIGKLELKNEGLHVSTKALISQFKSNDNTHLILVVRDYLLDAVLEHYGITECSILTTEDLKNLI, from the coding sequence ATGATTTATATCCTCACGGGAGCAATACGATCAGGGAAGACTACAACGTTGTTACATTGGTCTAAAAACAGAAATGATGTTGATGGATTATTGTGTCCCGATGACGCTAACGGAAAACGCTATTTTCTGAAATTAGAAAACAAAACAATTTTTAAGCTTGAAGCTGAAGCTGAAACCGAAGCTATTGTTGCAATAGGGAATTTTAAATTTTTGCGATCGGCTTTTAATGAAGCTAATGACTATTTGATTTTAGAAGCTTCTAAAACAGAACGTCAATATTTAATTATTGATGAAATAGGAAAGTTAGAATTAAAAAATGAAGGCTTGCACGTTTCAACCAAAGCTTTGATTTCTCAGTTTAAATCTAATGATAACACACATCTTATTTTGGTAGTCAGAGATTATTTGTTGGATGCTGTTTTGGAGCATTATGGGATAACTGAATGTTCTATTCTGACTACAGAAGATTTGAAAAATTTAATCTAA
- a CDS encoding cation:proton antiporter encodes MDYFVIASVLVFMAATFGYLNVRFLKMPNTIGLMLITIVFTFAVFVLSYFDDTLLNAERFIITQIDFKEVLLDIMLSFLLFAGALHTNFEQLKVQRWPVLVFATFGVLLSTFLVGLIMFYALPIVGLHVDFVYCLLFGSLISPTDPIAVLGILKKAGAPKGLETKIVGESLFNDGVGVVIFLTIFKIASLGIDNVSALEVAELFGLEVVGGIGLGLVLGWITYRLMKSIDDYDIEVIITLAAVMGGTVLAQKWHISAPLAMVTAGLVVGNDTVRSSAMSETTEVYVDKFWELIDILLNTILFVLIGMEMLVLTFKMEYLLAGLIAIPLVLVSRYLSLLVPIKFFEKKLNFVPKTNLIMTWGGLRGGISIALALGLTEAMERDLFLVITYVVVVFSIVFQGLTVGKLIKRLEVK; translated from the coding sequence ATGGACTATTTTGTAATTGCTTCTGTATTAGTGTTTATGGCGGCGACTTTTGGCTATCTAAACGTGCGCTTTTTAAAAATGCCAAATACTATTGGTTTAATGCTAATTACAATCGTGTTTACATTTGCGGTTTTTGTACTTAGTTATTTTGATGATACATTACTAAATGCTGAACGTTTTATTATCACGCAAATAGACTTTAAAGAGGTTTTACTTGATATTATGCTTAGTTTTCTGCTTTTTGCAGGAGCACTTCATACTAATTTTGAACAACTTAAAGTGCAACGTTGGCCTGTTTTAGTGTTTGCAACATTTGGTGTTTTGTTGTCTACATTTTTAGTTGGTTTGATAATGTTTTATGCATTGCCGATTGTTGGTCTGCATGTTGATTTTGTTTACTGCTTATTGTTCGGTTCGTTGATATCACCTACAGATCCTATTGCTGTTTTAGGTATTCTAAAAAAAGCAGGTGCGCCAAAAGGATTAGAAACTAAGATTGTAGGTGAATCTTTATTTAATGATGGTGTTGGGGTTGTTATATTTTTAACCATTTTTAAAATAGCAAGTTTAGGTATTGACAATGTGAGTGCTTTAGAGGTGGCGGAATTGTTCGGTTTAGAAGTTGTAGGAGGAATTGGGCTAGGTTTGGTTTTAGGTTGGATTACGTATAGATTAATGAAATCTATAGATGATTATGATATTGAAGTTATTATAACCTTAGCGGCAGTTATGGGAGGGACTGTTTTAGCACAAAAATGGCATATTTCTGCACCTTTAGCAATGGTTACGGCTGGATTAGTTGTAGGTAATGATACGGTTAGAAGTAGTGCCATGTCAGAAACCACAGAAGTTTATGTCGATAAGTTTTGGGAGTTAATAGATATTCTTTTAAACACCATTTTATTTGTTTTAATAGGAATGGAAATGTTAGTACTTACCTTTAAAATGGAATATTTATTGGCTGGTTTAATAGCGATACCTCTAGTGTTAGTGTCTAGGTATTTGTCATTATTAGTGCCTATAAAGTTTTTTGAGAAAAAATTAAATTTTGTGCCAAAAACCAATTTAATCATGACTTGGGGAGGATTGCGTGGTGGGATTTCTATAGCATTAGCTTTGGGTCTTACAGAAGCTATGGAGCGTGATTTATTTTTAGTAATTACTTATGTTGTTGTGGTCTTTTCTATTGTGTTCCAAGGGTTGACTGTTGGTAAGCTTATTAAAAGACTGGAAGTTAAATAA
- a CDS encoding DUF2064 domain-containing protein has protein sequence MTKKTAILIFSNSAKEDAKRKSFADSQLFETLTNETINKVKKTGLPYFHFTEMQQEGTSFGARFSHAIQTVFDKGFTNIISIGNDTPHLKTKHLNDANQKLNNNQLVFGPSKDGGFYLMGLNKALFNTKRFSQLPWQTSALKTTTLQLLSVNHISFSLLETLVDIDSASDISSILNSYKTISKAVKTVLLQLCISAKAILLYTIIVIDFTINYTLFNKGSPQLVSIKN, from the coding sequence ATGACAAAAAAAACTGCCATATTAATTTTTTCAAATTCTGCTAAAGAGGATGCTAAGCGCAAATCTTTTGCAGATAGTCAGTTGTTTGAAACATTGACTAATGAAACCATTAATAAGGTAAAAAAAACGGGATTACCCTATTTTCATTTTACTGAAATGCAGCAAGAAGGAACGTCTTTTGGTGCGCGTTTTAGTCATGCAATACAAACCGTTTTTGACAAAGGTTTTACCAATATTATTTCGATAGGAAATGACACGCCTCATTTAAAAACCAAGCATTTAAATGATGCTAACCAAAAACTAAATAACAATCAGTTAGTCTTTGGGCCTTCTAAAGATGGTGGTTTTTATTTAATGGGACTTAATAAAGCGTTATTTAATACTAAACGTTTTAGTCAACTTCCTTGGCAAACCTCAGCGTTAAAAACAACCACATTACAGTTATTATCTGTAAACCATATTAGCTTCAGTTTACTAGAAACTTTGGTTGATATTGATTCGGCTTCAGATATATCTTCAATATTAAATAGCTATAAAACTATTTCAAAAGCAGTAAAAACAGTATTACTCCAGCTTTGTATTTCCGCGAAAGCGATACTTTTATACACTATTATAGTTATAGATTTTACTATAAATTACACCCTTTTTAATAAAGGTTCTCCGCAATTAGTTTCGATTAAAAACTAA
- a CDS encoding GNAT family N-acetyltransferase — protein MIEKTNINKSVFDVFPELESERLLFKAYTKKDAQTLLNLRSNKAISKYMDTTIPKRIEDTEQRIEGYIKAFKEGKGITWALIEKENNTIIGDFAIHHIDKQNSRGEIGYILHPDFWSKGYMTEALTTLINFGFKDLNLHSFSANVNLENVNSKTLLLKFGFKLEALFRENFYYNGQFLDSEIYCLLQSDLK, from the coding sequence ATGATTGAAAAAACAAATATAAATAAGTCCGTTTTCGATGTTTTTCCCGAACTAGAAAGTGAACGCCTATTGTTTAAAGCTTACACAAAAAAAGATGCGCAAACGCTTTTAAACCTAAGAAGCAATAAGGCGATCTCTAAATACATGGACACAACAATACCAAAACGTATTGAAGATACTGAACAAAGAATTGAAGGCTACATAAAAGCTTTTAAAGAAGGAAAAGGAATAACTTGGGCACTTATTGAAAAAGAAAACAATACTATTATTGGTGATTTCGCAATTCACCACATCGACAAACAAAACTCGAGAGGAGAAATTGGTTATATTTTACATCCTGATTTTTGGAGTAAAGGCTATATGACAGAAGCCTTAACCACACTAATTAATTTTGGTTTTAAAGATTTAAATCTTCACAGTTTTTCAGCCAATGTTAATCTTGAAAATGTCAATTCAAAAACACTACTACTAAAATTTGGCTTTAAATTAGAAGCTCTATTTAGAGAAAATTTTTATTACAATGGTCAATTTTTGGATAGCGAAATTTATTGCTTACTACAATCTGATTTAAAATAA
- a CDS encoding arsenosugar biosynthesis-associated peroxidase-like protein, translated as MAKTYYDPADLRKFGKITEWNEELGNKFFDYYGKVFEEGALTAREKSLIALAVAHTEQCPYCIDAYTKDTLQRGITKEQMMEAIHVGAAIKSGATLVHGVQMMNKVNKLDG; from the coding sequence ATGGCAAAAACATATTACGATCCAGCAGACCTAAGAAAATTCGGAAAAATAACAGAATGGAATGAAGAACTTGGAAACAAGTTTTTTGACTATTATGGAAAAGTATTTGAAGAAGGCGCTTTAACTGCTAGAGAAAAATCATTAATAGCATTAGCTGTTGCGCATACAGAGCAATGCCCCTACTGCATTGACGCTTATACCAAAGACACCTTACAACGTGGTATTACAAAAGAGCAAATGATGGAAGCCATTCACGTTGGTGCAGCCATAAAAAGCGGTGCAACTTTAGTACACGGTGTGCAAATGATGAATAAAGTAAACAAACTAGATGGTTAG
- a CDS encoding SusD/RagB family nutrient-binding outer membrane lipoprotein — MKNTLYILSFFALVLTTSCTKDFEDINTNPNAPNTVQPSLLLRQVIYDFGEQMSYEGFVAGDLLSQHRTALDFNLFDRHDLKSPQLGGNPWPIFYTNLRDNEIILTQSRTTATFRVYEGPALILKAYMAAGLTDLFGDVPYFAAFKGVNGTVTPTYDTQQSIYLDENGILDNLDKGITAIQNYSLAIPLEGDILFDGNLQAWITFANSLKLKYLMRLSDKIDVSEDLQALYNSGDFISATAENAVFNFTNTDPNSFRLAQLRVGDFNNFVLSETMEELLTDLNDNRIGTFFRPFENATTNEYNGLLNGIDASSTSIALAEYSLAGTVFREDTSVLDANFMTSWEVYFTLAEAAEKGLITANAQALYNTGVTQAFEYWQTDLPATYLTSNAAYDAVGTTPLQQIMTQKWIANIINGYEGWVDYRRTGFPEFNTVSASLNNGLIPVRMPYPAEEDALNAENYNQAANATNGNDINFPVWWDEN; from the coding sequence ATGAAAAACACATTATATATATTAAGTTTTTTCGCGCTTGTTTTAACTACAAGTTGCACCAAGGACTTTGAAGACATTAATACTAATCCTAACGCTCCAAACACTGTACAACCAAGTTTGTTGTTACGTCAAGTTATTTACGATTTTGGAGAACAAATGAGTTACGAAGGTTTTGTTGCAGGTGATTTATTATCGCAACACAGAACTGCTTTGGACTTTAACCTATTTGACAGACATGATTTAAAATCGCCACAACTAGGAGGAAATCCTTGGCCTATTTTTTACACAAACTTGCGTGATAACGAAATCATACTAACGCAATCCAGAACAACAGCTACTTTTCGAGTATATGAAGGTCCGGCCTTAATTCTGAAAGCGTATATGGCAGCAGGATTAACAGATCTATTTGGAGATGTGCCCTACTTTGCAGCCTTTAAAGGTGTTAACGGAACCGTTACACCAACTTATGATACGCAGCAATCTATTTATTTAGATGAGAACGGAATCCTTGACAACTTAGACAAAGGGATTACAGCCATCCAAAATTACAGTTTAGCCATTCCTTTGGAAGGCGACATTCTATTTGATGGCAATTTGCAAGCCTGGATAACTTTTGCTAATAGTTTAAAGTTGAAATATTTGATGAGACTATCGGATAAAATCGATGTTTCGGAAGACTTACAAGCCTTATACAACTCAGGCGATTTTATTTCAGCTACAGCTGAAAACGCAGTATTTAACTTTACCAATACTGATCCAAACAGCTTTAGACTAGCACAATTGCGTGTTGGAGATTTCAATAATTTTGTACTATCGGAAACTATGGAGGAGCTATTAACGGACTTAAACGATAACAGAATAGGTACTTTTTTCAGACCTTTTGAAAACGCCACAACTAATGAGTATAACGGTTTACTAAATGGTATTGATGCCTCATCAACATCTATTGCTTTAGCAGAATACTCTTTAGCAGGCACTGTTTTTAGAGAAGACACCTCGGTTTTAGATGCTAATTTTATGACCTCTTGGGAGGTTTACTTTACACTAGCCGAAGCTGCAGAAAAAGGGTTAATTACAGCAAATGCACAAGCGTTATACAATACAGGAGTAACGCAAGCTTTTGAATATTGGCAGACTGATTTACCAGCAACTTATTTAACAAGTAACGCAGCTTATGATGCTGTTGGAACAACACCGTTACAACAAATAATGACTCAAAAGTGGATTGCTAATATTATTAATGGTTATGAAGGTTGGGTAGACTATAGACGTACAGGTTTCCCTGAATTTAACACCGTGTCCGCAAGTTTAAATAATGGTTTAATTCCGGTTAGAATGCCTTATCCCGCAGAGGAAGATGCTTTAAATGCTGAGAATTATAATCAAGCTGCAAATGCAACAAATGGTAACGATATAAACTTCCCAGTTTGGTGGGACGAAAACTAA
- a CDS encoding alpha/beta hydrolase — MKTYTYATKGLDTLKLDVYTPENIKPTDSLPVVIWMHGGGFSGGGRNGIDEVNIVNAANKNGYIGVSITYRLLRKGTKTGFGCNCSKEDKLFTFNQAVIDFLDATNFISQNSTMLQVDTTKIIAAGSSSGAETALHAAFMRRFFIPDLTAYKDITFAGVIGFAGAFLDIDSLTIDNAIPIALTHGTEDGAVPYGSAPHQNCQPKKPGYMMLHGSKTITEKLDTLEASYFLNIVKNGTHDAANVHPEDLDAIFYFLNKTVLENEVIQIKKYTLPKPTTY, encoded by the coding sequence ATGAAAACTTACACCTATGCCACAAAAGGATTAGACACACTTAAACTAGATGTTTATACGCCAGAGAATATAAAACCAACAGACAGCTTACCTGTTGTTATTTGGATGCATGGCGGTGGTTTTTCGGGAGGCGGACGTAATGGTATTGACGAGGTCAACATTGTAAATGCAGCAAATAAAAATGGATATATTGGTGTTTCTATTACTTACCGATTATTAAGAAAAGGTACCAAAACAGGTTTTGGTTGCAATTGCAGTAAAGAGGATAAGCTTTTTACCTTTAACCAAGCAGTTATCGACTTTTTAGACGCCACCAATTTTATCTCTCAAAATAGTACGATGCTACAAGTAGACACTACAAAAATAATAGCAGCAGGAAGTAGTTCTGGTGCAGAAACCGCATTACACGCTGCCTTTATGAGACGTTTTTTTATCCCTGACTTAACAGCATATAAAGACATTACATTTGCTGGTGTCATTGGATTTGCTGGTGCCTTTTTAGACATAGACTCGTTAACTATTGACAACGCTATTCCGATAGCACTTACACATGGCACAGAGGACGGCGCTGTACCTTATGGTAGTGCTCCACACCAAAATTGCCAGCCTAAAAAACCGGGGTATATGATGTTACATGGCTCAAAAACCATTACAGAAAAACTAGACACTTTAGAAGCGTCTTACTTTTTAAACATTGTTAAAAACGGGACTCACGATGCTGCAAATGTGCATCCTGAAGATCTAGACGCTATATTTTATTTTTTAAATAAAACAGTCCTAGAAAACGAGGTTATTCAAATCAAAAAATACACATTACCAAAACCTACCACCTATTAA